One genomic region from Reichenbachiella ulvae encodes:
- a CDS encoding IS3 family transposase, with amino-acid sequence MISKGQLSMAKQCKLLSLHRSGIYYKPRGESELNLKLMRMMDEHYLHHSFKGARSMHTWLTKDKGLQVSKNRVERLYYRVMGLRATQPGKHTSRRHKAHKVYPYLLRNLTVKRPNQVWAIDITYIPMKKGFMYLIAIIDLYSRYVVNWSVSNSMDADWCLNCLEEAIETHGKPEILNTDQGSQFTSEVFANFVLSQDIKLSMDGKGRAIDNAFIERLWRSVKYEKLYLNPPKDGMDLYLLVAEYFNYYNMERRHTSIENQRPIDLYQTTQKQAA; translated from the coding sequence TTGATAAGCAAGGGTCAATTGAGTATGGCAAAGCAGTGCAAACTACTTTCCCTACACCGTTCGGGAATATATTATAAGCCCAGAGGAGAATCTGAATTGAACTTAAAACTCATGCGTATGATGGACGAGCATTATCTCCACCATTCTTTTAAGGGGGCACGCAGCATGCATACCTGGCTGACCAAAGACAAGGGACTGCAGGTGAGCAAAAATCGGGTTGAACGACTCTACTATCGGGTGATGGGGCTTAGAGCTACCCAGCCTGGAAAACATACTTCCAGACGGCACAAGGCTCATAAAGTGTACCCTTATCTGCTTCGTAATCTGACCGTGAAACGTCCCAATCAGGTCTGGGCAATAGACATCACCTACATCCCAATGAAGAAGGGTTTTATGTATTTGATAGCCATTATTGACCTCTACAGCAGGTATGTAGTCAATTGGTCAGTATCTAACTCAATGGATGCGGACTGGTGCCTAAACTGCCTAGAAGAGGCTATAGAAACACATGGAAAGCCAGAGATCCTCAATACCGATCAAGGCTCACAGTTTACATCAGAAGTCTTCGCCAACTTCGTCTTGAGTCAAGACATCAAATTGAGTATGGACGGAAAAGGAAGGGCTATTGACAATGCCTTTATTGAGCGGTTGTGGAGAAGTGTAAAGTATGAAAAACTGTACCTCAATCCACCTAAGGACGGTATGGATCTGTACCTACTAGTGGCAGAGTACTTCAACTACTACAACATGGAAAGAAGGCATACAAGTATCGAGAATCAGAGACCGATTGATCTCTATCAAACCACCCAAAAACAGGCCGCCTAA
- a CDS encoding ABC transporter permease yields the protein MIKILKYSFSDLIRSRWSYIYLAFYLLLGFVLLFLNHDLSKAIITMMNVIVVLTPMIGTIFGVMYFYNSREFTELLLAQPVQRTKVFFGQYLGISLSLSLSLIIGLGIPFLAYGLFRSTEIFNFILLLISGTFLTFIFVALSINIALANTNKIKGFGFAILMWLFFAVIYDGLILLSMMVFEDYPLDKFALVASFLNPVDLSRILIILKLDISALLGYTGALFQRFFGTGAGLFFSFSLLLVWVLLPVALLIKVARRKDF from the coding sequence ATGATCAAGATATTAAAATACAGTTTCTCGGATTTGATCCGAAGCAGATGGAGCTACATCTATCTGGCGTTTTACCTCCTATTGGGGTTTGTACTATTGTTTCTAAACCATGACCTGTCCAAGGCCATCATCACCATGATGAATGTGATCGTGGTGCTGACACCTATGATCGGTACCATCTTTGGCGTCATGTACTTTTACAATTCTCGTGAGTTTACGGAGCTGCTGCTCGCACAGCCCGTTCAGCGTACCAAAGTGTTTTTTGGGCAGTATCTCGGTATCTCCCTCTCGCTATCACTCAGCTTGATCATCGGACTGGGGATTCCCTTTCTGGCCTATGGACTGTTTCGGTCCACGGAGATATTCAATTTCATTTTGCTCCTGATATCCGGCACATTTCTGACTTTCATATTCGTGGCACTGTCGATCAACATCGCCCTGGCCAATACCAACAAGATCAAAGGCTTTGGCTTTGCCATCCTGATGTGGCTGTTTTTTGCGGTGATATACGATGGACTGATCCTACTGTCGATGATGGTATTTGAGGATTACCCACTGGACAAATTTGCGCTGGTGGCCAGTTTTCTCAATCCGGTAGACCTGTCTCGGATCCTGATTATTCTCAAATTGGACATTTCCGCCTTGCTGGGTTATACCGGGGCTTTGTTTCAGCGTTTTTTTGGCACGGGTGCTGGCTTATTCTTCTCCTTTTCACTATTGTTGGTCTGGGTGCTTTTGCCAGTTGCGCTGTTGATAAAAGTAGCCCGAAGAAAGGATTTTTAG
- a CDS encoding glycoside hydrolase family 2 protein, with protein sequence MKTTKHLLFVFLSILCSQSAIGQDLLTHAYGRDTYSLNGEWQYIVDPYETGFYDYRFKEKHEKDPGAYWNPGIPKDKSSLIEHSYSDKNTLNVPGDWNSQDRLFLYYEGTVWYKKSFDYQKKKESNRLFLYFGAVNYQAEVYLNGKKLGSHKGGFTPFQFEISSEILKEKDNFVVVKVDNKRHKDEVPTVNTDWWNYGGITRDVMLVETPAVFVEDYFIDLDAPTATLKSKTKKAKAKGWVKLNGAKAGETVTVEIPELKVKQSIKYTGEATAFSLDLPKVELWSDVNPKRYEVVISAANDQLSDLIGFRQIEVSGKDILLNGKPIFLRGICMHEEIATEVRRANSEADALKLLGWAKELNCNFVRLAHYPHNEHIVRAADSLGILLWSEIPVYWTIDFGNPEVLKKAKTQLEEMITRDRNRPSIIIWSVGNETPVSETRTEFMKELVMRTRELDDSRLVSAALEVHYNKDKNTIDDPLGAYTDIVSVNEYLGWYIGLPSYCETAEWETIYDKPLVFSETGAGAKGGFHADSLTRWSEEYQEWLYEEQVKMMKRMPDNYTGLMPWILVDFRSPKRNNPVYQEGWNRKGLIDNEGNKKKAFYVLQKYYKEIEEKTR encoded by the coding sequence ATGAAGACTACAAAACACTTACTATTTGTATTTCTATCTATACTATGTTCCCAATCAGCCATAGGTCAAGACCTACTGACCCATGCATATGGCAGGGACACCTACAGCCTCAACGGCGAATGGCAGTATATCGTAGACCCCTACGAAACGGGCTTCTACGACTACCGCTTCAAAGAGAAACATGAAAAAGACCCTGGGGCCTATTGGAACCCCGGCATACCTAAAGACAAATCATCTCTGATCGAACATAGCTATAGCGACAAAAACACGCTGAATGTACCCGGCGACTGGAACTCGCAGGATCGCCTATTCCTCTACTATGAGGGTACTGTGTGGTACAAAAAGTCCTTTGATTATCAAAAGAAAAAAGAATCCAACAGATTGTTCCTTTACTTCGGGGCGGTCAACTATCAGGCAGAGGTCTATCTGAACGGCAAGAAGCTCGGCTCGCACAAAGGGGGCTTTACACCCTTCCAATTTGAAATCAGTAGCGAAATCCTGAAGGAGAAAGACAACTTTGTAGTAGTCAAAGTGGACAACAAAAGACACAAAGATGAGGTGCCAACAGTCAACACCGACTGGTGGAACTACGGCGGGATCACACGCGATGTGATGCTGGTGGAGACACCGGCCGTTTTCGTAGAAGACTACTTCATAGATCTGGATGCACCTACCGCCACGTTAAAATCCAAAACCAAGAAGGCCAAAGCCAAAGGCTGGGTCAAACTGAATGGCGCCAAAGCAGGTGAAACCGTAACCGTCGAGATCCCTGAGCTGAAAGTCAAGCAAAGCATAAAATATACGGGAGAAGCCACAGCGTTTAGCCTGGACCTACCCAAAGTAGAGCTTTGGTCTGATGTAAACCCAAAGAGGTACGAGGTGGTGATCTCAGCTGCCAATGATCAATTGAGCGACCTGATCGGGTTCCGTCAGATCGAGGTGTCTGGCAAAGATATTTTGTTGAATGGTAAGCCGATATTCTTAAGAGGCATCTGTATGCACGAGGAAATAGCCACAGAGGTACGCAGGGCCAACTCAGAAGCGGATGCGCTAAAACTACTAGGATGGGCCAAGGAGCTCAACTGCAACTTTGTAAGGCTCGCCCACTACCCACACAACGAGCACATCGTAAGAGCGGCTGACTCTTTAGGCATCTTGCTTTGGTCCGAAATCCCGGTGTACTGGACCATTGATTTTGGCAATCCCGAGGTACTGAAAAAAGCGAAAACCCAGCTCGAAGAAATGATCACCCGCGATCGCAACAGACCGAGTATCATCATCTGGTCGGTAGGTAACGAAACGCCCGTGTCAGAAACCCGAACTGAATTCATGAAGGAGCTCGTGATGCGTACCAGGGAGCTAGACGATAGCCGACTGGTATCTGCCGCGCTAGAGGTTCACTACAACAAAGACAAAAACACCATCGACGATCCTTTGGGCGCGTACACAGACATCGTATCTGTCAATGAATACCTGGGCTGGTACATTGGATTGCCCTCCTACTGCGAGACAGCCGAATGGGAAACCATCTATGACAAGCCATTGGTATTTAGCGAAACAGGTGCGGGGGCGAAAGGCGGCTTTCATGCAGACTCCCTGACACGCTGGAGCGAGGAGTATCAGGAATGGCTCTACGAAGAGCAAGTAAAAATGATGAAACGCATGCCAGACAACTACACGGGCTTGATGCCATGGATACTGGTAGACTTCAGGTCTCCCAAGAGAAACAATCCAGTCTACCAGGAAGGCTGGAACCGAAAAGGCTTGATCGACAATGAAGGCAACAAGAAAAAGGCCTTCTATGTTCTACAAAAGTACTACAAGGAGATAGAGGAAAAGACTAGATAA
- a CDS encoding ABC transporter ATP-binding protein — protein sequence MIAVKNISKAFGSLQVLDKISFDLKKGGIFAVLGPNGSGKTTFLKILLGMVLPDSGEIYYQDQPILQSHAYRKHIGYLPQIARFPDNLKVREIIHMIMDIREEPAHPEPLIELFKLDKFMDKKLGDLSGGTRQKVNIVLTFMFDTPVVVLDEPTAGLDPVSLIKLKDLLHQAKNQGKMILITSHIMSLVEELADEVIFLLEGKIYFQGTLSDLQSKTETRDLEHSIAAILEP from the coding sequence ATGATAGCAGTAAAAAACATAAGCAAAGCCTTTGGGTCACTCCAGGTGCTGGATAAGATAAGTTTTGATTTAAAAAAAGGTGGGATCTTCGCTGTATTGGGACCCAATGGATCGGGGAAAACCACCTTTTTGAAGATCTTGCTAGGCATGGTGCTGCCAGACAGTGGAGAAATCTACTATCAGGACCAGCCCATCCTGCAATCGCACGCCTACCGTAAACACATCGGATACCTGCCGCAGATTGCGCGCTTTCCTGACAATCTCAAAGTCAGAGAAATCATCCATATGATCATGGACATCCGCGAGGAGCCAGCGCATCCCGAACCTCTGATCGAGCTCTTCAAGCTCGACAAGTTCATGGACAAAAAGCTGGGAGACCTATCGGGAGGTACCCGACAAAAGGTCAACATCGTGCTCACCTTTATGTTTGACACACCAGTGGTGGTGCTGGATGAGCCTACGGCAGGTCTGGACCCCGTATCGTTGATCAAGCTAAAGGACCTCTTGCATCAGGCCAAAAATCAAGGCAAAATGATACTGATTACTTCGCATATCATGAGCCTCGTAGAAGAACTGGCCGATGAAGTCATCTTCTTGCTAGAAGGCAAGATTTATTTTCAAGGGACGCTCTCTGACCTCCAGTCCAAAACGGAAACCAGAGATCTCGAACATTCAATTGCAGCCATATTAGAGCCATGA
- a CDS encoding RICIN domain-containing protein — protein MGENVSGGAGTTYYVIVNRNRGQGLDVNGGSTADGASQWPDNGGTNQQWEIIQQ, from the coding sequence GTGGGCGAAAATGTTTCAGGAGGTGCTGGGACAACGTATTATGTAATAGTCAATCGAAATCGCGGTCAGGGTTTGGATGTTAATGGTGGTTCTACTGCGGATGGAGCTAGTCAGTGGCCAGATAATGGAGGAACTAATCAACAATGGGAAATTATCCAACAGTAA
- a CDS encoding transposase — protein sequence MTRKKYTSKFKTKVVLEAIKEQSSVAELAQKYELAPQQINLWKREFLANAEGVFEKKGKSKKSQIEDERDQLLKVIGQLKVENDFLNDALR from the coding sequence ATGACACGCAAGAAGTACACATCAAAATTCAAGACGAAGGTGGTATTAGAGGCCATCAAAGAGCAATCAAGTGTAGCAGAACTAGCACAGAAATATGAACTAGCCCCTCAGCAAATCAACCTCTGGAAAAGAGAGTTTTTGGCCAATGCAGAGGGTGTTTTTGAGAAAAAAGGCAAGAGCAAGAAGTCCCAAATTGAAGATGAACGTGATCAGCTGCTTAAGGTAATTGGGCAACTTAAAGTTGAGAATGATTTTTTAAACGACGCCTTGCGGTAA